CTACCTAATCACTCTGGAAACTCTAAACAACCAGGATGAAATGATTGTCGAAGTAGAACTGAGCGACCTCTCCACTGACAACTATATTGAACTGGAAAAAATCCGCAAGGACATCACCCGTCAATTGAAAGATGAAATTCTGGTTACGCCAAAAGTGAAACTAGTAAAAAAAGGCTCTCTTCCGCAAAGTGAAGGAAAAGCCGTTCGCGTGAAAGACGTACGAAACAACAAGTAAACTATTAAAATTATCCATGTGCTAATATACCATCCGCAATTTTCATCACACAGGATAGTATATTAGCACATTATCAATTAATATCATACAGCATGCAATTACTTAAAAAAGAATTCTGCAAGACGGAAAATGCTACGAAGGGGGTATCCTAAAAGTGGATAGTTTTATCAATCATCAAATGGACCCTGTTCTGATGAAATCAATCGGAGTTGAGTTTGTGCGCCGTTTTGCAGCCACAAATGTAAATAAAATCATGACAATCGAAGCCAGTGGCATTGCTCCGGCGATCATGACAGGATACTTGATGGATTTACCTGTCGTATTCGCCAAGAAAAAATCTCCTAAAACAATTCAGAATGCACTAAGCACCACTGTGCACTCATTTACCAAAGACCGTGACTATGAAGTTGTTATCAGTGCTGATTTTCTCACACCTAACGATAATGTACTCTTTGTAGATGATTTCCTTGCCTACGGTAACGCTGCATTAGGTATTCTCGACCTCATCAAGCAGTCCGGGGCCAATCTGGTAGGAATGGGATTCATTATCGAAAAAGCCTTCCAAAATGGCCGCAAAATATTAGAGGAACAAGGAGTTAGAGTAGAAAGCTTGGCTATTATTGAAGACTTGTCTCACTGCTGCATTAAAATCCAAAATCAATAACCGGAGTTGGGGTTGAAATATTGCCCTTTTCCTTTTGTTCTTCTCCCATATTGCACTGCTTGCCGAGGACATACATGATAACATGCCAGGCATGAGGTACAGTCTTTTCCCCACACAGGCTTCCCTTCCACAATAGTTATATTCTTCACCGGACAACTCTTCTCGCAACATTTGCATCCAATACAGGCATTTGTAGCATAGAAATTCGCAGGCGACATCTGAAAACGGTTAAATAAAGGATTGATTATTCTTGTCTTGATAAAAGGAATACTCCCTTCATAACAGGAGAACACACATTCTTTCCTACTTATCAACGTATTTATCCTTTTAAGACTCGGAATACTCTCCGCCAGTTTTTTCCTTTCCAGTTCTTTATTATCCACATCAAAGCCCGGAAGCAATACATAATTATTGGGCATAGTCACAGAAAAATCGGCATGACACTCCCACCCTTTATATTTTAATGTTTTCGTCAAGACCTTCTGAGTAAGCCCAATATCATCTCCACATGAACAGACAAAAAACAGATATTGCCCATTATATCCTTTCAGAGAAAGTTTTTGAATAAAGCGTAAAACAATCGCAGGCGGTGCCCATGAATAAATTGGAAACACAAATCCCACCTTTTCATCTTCCCGTAGACAAAACTCCGACGTTCCATTCCTTAACGTATCGGGAATAAACACTAAATCTTCTTTTTGTTCCTTGGATAGCTGATTAGCGATCCACTTAGAATTGCCTGTACCAGAGAAATAAAATATCATAGAAAAGTATATAAGAAAGCCGTACCGACGATGTGATGAAACTCTGATAGAACAAGATTTGAGTGCTCGCCCTCGTTGTAATCCACCGGCTTAAAGCTGTCCCGAAGGATGTGGCCCGCCATTGAAGAACGAAGCTTTCTCGGTGCATCAGATTAATTTGAAGAGTTTCCCGATCTAGTCGATACGGCTAATATTTTTGTATCACAAATGTAATAAGA
This portion of the Bacteroides acidifaciens genome encodes:
- the xpt gene encoding xanthine phosphoribosyltransferase; the protein is MLQDGKCYEGGILKVDSFINHQMDPVLMKSIGVEFVRRFAATNVNKIMTIEASGIAPAIMTGYLMDLPVVFAKKKSPKTIQNALSTTVHSFTKDRDYEVVISADFLTPNDNVLFVDDFLAYGNAALGILDLIKQSGANLVGMGFIIEKAFQNGRKILEEQGVRVESLAIIEDLSHCCIKIQNQ
- a CDS encoding EFR1 family ferrodoxin (N-terminal region resembles flavodoxins. C-terminal ferrodoxin region binds two 4Fe-4S clusters.), with product MIFYFSGTGNSKWIANQLSKEQKEDLVFIPDTLRNGTSEFCLREDEKVGFVFPIYSWAPPAIVLRFIQKLSLKGYNGQYLFFVCSCGDDIGLTQKVLTKTLKYKGWECHADFSVTMPNNYVLLPGFDVDNKELERKKLAESIPSLKRINTLISRKECVFSCYEGSIPFIKTRIINPLFNRFQMSPANFYATNACIGCKCCEKSCPVKNITIVEGKPVWGKDCTSCLACYHVCPRQAVQYGRRTKGKGQYFNPNSGY